One Deinococcus sedimenti genomic window carries:
- the aguB gene encoding N-carbamoylputrescine amidase: MSPETVKLAVVQMHVTDQLEDNVSRAASHVRDAAAQGAQVILLPELFENLYFCQVEREEYFDLAHPLEGHPFVGRFQELARELGVVLPLSYFEKAGQAHYNSLVCIDADGTLLGNYRKTHIPDGPGYEEKYYFNPGDTGFKVWDTRFGRVGVGICWDQWYPETARVMMLQGADFLLYPTAIGSEPAEVESPNSHHMWQRAMIGHAVSNSTYVAAANRIGTERVGDLEQTYYGHTFISDYTGELVAEFGDTEEGPLLHTLNLREARKFRAGMGFFRDRRPELYGPLLTTDGVTRRG; the protein is encoded by the coding sequence ATGAGCCCCGAGACCGTGAAGTTGGCCGTCGTGCAGATGCACGTCACCGATCAGCTGGAAGACAACGTCAGCCGCGCCGCCTCGCACGTGCGTGACGCGGCCGCGCAGGGCGCGCAGGTGATCCTGCTGCCCGAACTGTTCGAGAACCTGTACTTCTGCCAGGTGGAACGCGAGGAGTACTTCGACCTCGCCCACCCACTGGAAGGCCACCCGTTCGTGGGCCGCTTCCAGGAACTGGCCCGCGAACTGGGCGTGGTGCTGCCCCTGTCGTACTTCGAGAAGGCCGGGCAGGCACACTACAACAGCCTCGTGTGCATCGACGCCGACGGCACGCTGCTCGGCAACTACCGCAAGACGCACATCCCCGACGGGCCCGGCTACGAGGAGAAGTACTACTTCAACCCCGGCGACACCGGCTTCAAAGTGTGGGACACCCGCTTCGGGCGCGTGGGCGTCGGCATCTGCTGGGACCAGTGGTACCCCGAAACCGCCCGCGTGATGATGCTGCAGGGCGCGGACTTCCTGCTGTACCCCACCGCGATCGGGTCTGAACCCGCCGAGGTGGAATCCCCCAACAGTCACCACATGTGGCAGCGGGCCATGATCGGGCACGCCGTCAGCAACAGCACGTACGTCGCCGCCGCGAACCGCATCGGCACCGAACGCGTCGGGGACCTCGAGCAGACGTACTACGGGCACACCTTCATCAGCGACTACACCGGCGAGCTGGTCGCGGAGTTCGGCGACACCGAGGAAGGCCCCCTCCTGCACACCCTGAACCTGCGTGAAGCCCGCAAGTTCCGCGCGGGCATGGGTTTCTTCCGCGACCGCCGCCCCGAACTGTACGGCCCCCTCCTGACGACCGACGGCGTCACCCGGCGCGGCTGA
- a CDS encoding zinc-dependent alcohol dehydrogenase family protein yields the protein MRAAVYEQFQIRPELRTVPDPVPIPDGVVLEVGATGVCRSDWHGWMGHDPDIRLPHVPGHEIAGTVVAVGADVRSWRPGDRVTLPFVAGCGRCAECRAGHQQVCERQFQPGFTHWGSFAPFVGIHYAEQNLVRLPDSLDFVTAASLGCRFATSFRAVAQQGRVRGGEWLAVHGCGGVGLSAVMIGRALGARVIAVDIDDAKLTRARELGAEVTVNSRLVPDPVQAVLDHTGGGAHVSLDALGHPQTAFNSVANLRRRGRHVQVGLLLGDQSRPALPMDAVIARELELYGSHGMAAHTYPEMLGLIESGQLRPAELIGARLTLAEGIEALVTMDRFAGTGVSVIDRF from the coding sequence ATGCGCGCCGCCGTGTACGAGCAGTTCCAGATCCGCCCCGAGCTCCGCACGGTCCCGGACCCGGTGCCCATCCCGGACGGCGTGGTGCTGGAGGTCGGCGCGACCGGCGTGTGCCGCAGCGACTGGCACGGCTGGATGGGCCACGACCCCGACATCCGCCTGCCGCACGTGCCCGGTCACGAGATCGCGGGGACGGTCGTCGCGGTCGGCGCGGACGTCCGCTCGTGGCGGCCCGGGGACCGCGTGACGCTGCCGTTCGTGGCCGGCTGCGGCCGCTGCGCGGAGTGCCGCGCCGGGCACCAGCAGGTGTGCGAACGGCAGTTCCAGCCGGGATTCACGCACTGGGGATCGTTCGCGCCGTTCGTGGGCATCCACTACGCCGAGCAGAACCTGGTGCGCCTGCCGGACAGCCTGGATTTCGTGACGGCCGCCAGCCTGGGCTGCCGCTTCGCCACGTCGTTCCGGGCGGTGGCGCAGCAGGGCCGCGTGCGGGGCGGCGAGTGGCTGGCCGTGCACGGCTGCGGCGGCGTGGGCCTGTCCGCCGTGATGATCGGCCGGGCGCTGGGGGCGCGCGTGATCGCGGTGGACATCGACGACGCGAAACTGACCCGCGCGCGCGAGCTGGGCGCGGAGGTCACCGTGAACAGCCGCCTCGTGCCCGACCCCGTGCAGGCCGTGCTGGATCACACGGGGGGCGGCGCGCACGTGTCGCTGGACGCGCTGGGGCACCCGCAGACGGCGTTCAACTCGGTGGCGAACCTGCGCCGCCGCGGACGGCACGTGCAGGTGGGCCTGCTGCTGGGCGACCAGAGCCGCCCGGCCCTGCCGATGGACGCCGTGATCGCCCGTGAACTGGAGCTCTACGGCAGTCACGGCATGGCCGCCCACACCTACCCCGAGATGCTGGGCCTGATCGAGTCCGGGCAGTTGCGCCCCGCCGAGCTGATCGGCGCGCGCCTCACGCTGGCCGAGGGGATCGAGGCGCTGGTGACCATGGACCGCTTCGCCGGGACGGGCGTGAGCGTCATCGACCGCTTCTGA
- a CDS encoding winged helix-turn-helix domain-containing protein, which yields MPRTWTRLDEPGGVRLVLHPDYSHLLALLMTREWTATELARHLHRPLNATHHRLTRLKRAGLAVTRAEPRRGRPVQHYRAVSDAFLIPYHRTGLGSLEDLIGLHEDTFNAVFHRAVVQAGLPLVQREEDIAVRLYTTPGGTLMDITPRAGSFDLLDLLHDDAPVLTANWGVLHLTRDEAKALQRDLQALLTRYGARGGPDAYLYRLNLAPASGAEDL from the coding sequence ATGCCGCGAACCTGGACGCGCCTGGACGAGCCGGGTGGCGTGCGGCTCGTCCTGCACCCCGACTACTCGCACCTCCTGGCCCTGCTGATGACCCGCGAGTGGACCGCCACCGAACTCGCCCGGCACCTGCACCGCCCCCTGAACGCCACGCACCACCGCCTCACCCGACTGAAACGCGCCGGGCTGGCCGTCACGCGCGCCGAACCCCGCCGGGGCCGCCCCGTGCAGCACTACCGCGCCGTCTCCGACGCGTTCCTGATCCCCTACCACCGCACGGGCCTGGGCAGTCTGGAGGACCTGATCGGCCTGCACGAGGACACCTTCAACGCGGTCTTTCACCGCGCGGTCGTGCAGGCGGGCCTGCCGCTCGTGCAGCGCGAGGAGGACATCGCCGTGCGCCTGTACACCACGCCCGGCGGCACCCTGATGGACATCACGCCCCGCGCCGGAAGCTTCGACCTGCTCGACCTGCTGCACGACGACGCCCCGGTCCTGACCGCCAACTGGGGCGTCCTGCACCTCACCCGCGACGAAGCCAAGGCCCTGCAACGCGACCTGCAGGCCCTCCTGACCCGCTACGGCGCGCGCGGCGGCCCCGACGCGTACCTGTACCGCCTGAACCTCGCCCCGGCCAGCGGCGCAGAGGACCTCTGA
- a CDS encoding cytochrome P450, which yields MTTPMPTLSAEQQRVQATVQALMHPDTARDPHPTYEAIRGLDPSGVVSPVGWGAAFATSHALNSAVLRSPAARSGAIISQVPADTASLRLLQPMMLFHNGVSHARLRGLVQAAFTPRVVAEQRDLIRAQVNTLLDALPTDREVDLVAGLAAPLPARVIMHMLGLRGEDEAKFIRWTQSVADLLAGETGSPELMARLEADAQEMRGYFRTLADDLRAHPQPGLLSALAAAEDGGERLSSDELLANAVLLLAAGHETTSNLIPGALLELHRQPDAWAALVARPDHPNVPDELLRVVSPVQLDGRTLADTVTLPTSGGQTVTLNAGTHVQTMLAAANRDPDVFPHPDRLDWDRPNSARHLAFAAGAHYCLGAPLARLEIAEVFAALATRFPALRVTDPHPPFKANLVLRGPKELRVQLG from the coding sequence ATGACCACTCCCATGCCGACCCTGAGTGCAGAGCAGCAGCGTGTGCAGGCGACCGTGCAGGCCCTGATGCACCCGGACACCGCCCGCGACCCGCACCCCACGTACGAGGCGATCCGCGGGCTTGACCCGTCGGGCGTGGTCAGTCCGGTCGGGTGGGGCGCGGCGTTCGCCACGTCGCACGCACTGAACAGCGCGGTGCTGCGCTCCCCGGCGGCGCGCAGCGGGGCGATCATCTCGCAGGTGCCCGCCGACACGGCCAGCCTGCGGCTGCTGCAACCCATGATGCTGTTCCACAACGGCGTGTCGCACGCGCGGCTGCGGGGACTGGTGCAGGCCGCGTTCACGCCGCGCGTCGTCGCCGAGCAGCGCGACCTGATCCGCGCGCAGGTGAACACCCTGCTGGACGCCCTGCCCACGGACCGGGAGGTGGACCTGGTGGCCGGACTGGCCGCGCCGCTGCCCGCGCGCGTGATCATGCACATGCTGGGCCTGCGCGGCGAGGACGAGGCGAAATTCATCCGCTGGACGCAGAGCGTCGCCGACCTGCTCGCCGGGGAAACCGGCAGCCCCGAACTGATGGCCCGCCTGGAAGCGGACGCGCAGGAGATGCGCGGGTACTTCCGCACGCTGGCGGACGACCTGCGCGCCCACCCGCAACCGGGCCTCCTGAGCGCCCTGGCCGCCGCTGAGGACGGTGGGGAACGCCTCAGCAGCGACGAACTCCTCGCGAACGCCGTCCTGCTGCTCGCGGCGGGGCACGAGACGACCAGCAACCTCATCCCCGGCGCACTGCTCGAACTGCACCGCCAGCCGGACGCCTGGGCGGCCCTGGTCGCCCGCCCGGACCACCCGAACGTCCCCGACGAACTGCTGCGCGTCGTGTCGCCCGTGCAGCTCGACGGGCGCACCCTGGCCGACACCGTCACGCTGCCCACCAGCGGAGGCCAGACGGTCACACTGAACGCGGGTACGCACGTGCAGACCATGCTGGCCGCCGCGAACCGCGACCCCGACGTCTTCCCCCACCCGGACCGCCTCGACTGGGACCGACCGAACAGCGCCCGGCACCTCGCCTTCGCGGCGGGCGCGCACTACTGCCTGGGCGCGCCCCTCGCCCGCCTGGAAATCGCGGAGGTCTTCGCCGCCCTCGCCACCCGCTTCCCCGCCCTGCGCGTCACCGACCCGCACCCCCCGTTCAAGGCGAACCTCGTCCTGCGCGGCCCGAAAGAACTGCGCGTCCAGCTGGGCTGA
- a CDS encoding alpha/beta fold hydrolase codes for MTRTHVISTPTGAVQTHALAAPAAGRPTLVLLSGMGVPASSWFTAQDDPHLAGMMREPVFLGTGVNDLTGVLAYDRAGQGSSAPPAGPRGLDDAVVELEAVLAACVSGPVVLLGHSLGGLVAFEFARRDPARVAGLVLLDSSHPGQARRLDAVRTPGQRAAQRELEQEIREGHPERWDFPRVFTGSREVTGALADLPLLVVSRGQPFLPEHLTLDERDPFTPAQAEVFTREWAALQAELAAASTRSRHVVAAGSGHYPHFDEPRLVLRELRAFLAQR; via the coding sequence ATGACCCGAACCCACGTGATCTCCACGCCGACCGGAGCGGTGCAGACGCACGCCCTCGCGGCACCCGCCGCCGGGCGGCCCACGCTGGTGCTCCTGAGCGGCATGGGCGTCCCCGCCTCCTCGTGGTTCACGGCGCAGGACGATCCCCACCTGGCCGGGATGATGCGCGAGCCCGTCTTCCTGGGGACGGGCGTGAACGACCTGACCGGCGTGCTCGCCTACGACCGGGCGGGGCAGGGAAGCAGCGCGCCCCCGGCTGGCCCCAGGGGTCTGGACGACGCCGTAGTGGAACTGGAGGCGGTGCTCGCGGCCTGCGTGTCCGGCCCGGTCGTGCTGCTGGGGCACTCGCTGGGCGGGCTCGTCGCGTTCGAGTTCGCGCGGCGCGACCCGGCGCGGGTGGCGGGACTGGTCCTGCTCGACAGTTCCCACCCAGGTCAGGCGCGGCGGCTGGACGCGGTCCGCACGCCGGGCCAGCGGGCGGCGCAGCGTGAACTGGAGCAGGAGATCCGCGAGGGGCACCCGGAACGCTGGGACTTCCCCCGGGTGTTCACCGGGAGCCGCGAGGTCACGGGGGCCCTGGCGGATCTGCCGCTGCTGGTCGTCTCGCGCGGGCAGCCGTTCCTCCCGGAGCACCTCACCCTCGACGAGCGTGACCCGTTCACGCCCGCGCAGGCCGAGGTATTCACGCGCGAGTGGGCGGCCCTGCAGGCGGAACTGGCCGCCGCCTCCACCCGCAGCCGTCACGTGGTGGCGGCCGGGAGCGGGCACTACCCGCACTTCGACGAGCCCCGGCTGGTCCTGCGGGAACTGCGGGCGTTCCTCGCGCAGAGGTAA
- a CDS encoding class I SAM-dependent methyltransferase, which yields MTDAGNGSGQGGAHAGIGTYYAQDREHDRLSRGLGLIEFTRTLELLGLLLPPCPAVIADIGAGTGVYARELLTAGYEVHALDAMPGHVARLRVDPTLDRLGSVALGDARTLPYPDGSVDAALLLGPLYHLTDPRDRARALAEAARVLRPGGVVLAAAITRAADIAGDFTKEDSALDEAYARPIREHTYRTGVHRNPEQRRGHFTDAYFHHPHELAGELTGAGFRDVSVYAVEGPAALLRDPDAAMRDPERREGILRALRLTERDPALLGISPHLLAAGVRGE from the coding sequence ATGACGGACGCAGGGAACGGCAGCGGTCAGGGCGGCGCGCACGCGGGGATCGGCACGTACTACGCGCAGGACCGTGAGCATGACCGCCTGAGCCGCGGGCTGGGCCTGATCGAGTTCACCCGGACGCTGGAACTGCTGGGCCTGCTGCTGCCGCCCTGCCCGGCCGTGATCGCGGACATCGGCGCGGGGACCGGCGTGTACGCGCGGGAACTGCTGACCGCCGGGTACGAGGTGCACGCCCTGGACGCCATGCCGGGGCACGTGGCGCGGTTGCGGGTGGACCCGACCCTGGACCGCCTGGGGTCCGTGGCGCTGGGCGACGCCCGCACGCTGCCCTACCCGGACGGCAGTGTGGACGCGGCGCTGCTGCTGGGGCCGCTGTACCACCTGACCGACCCGCGCGACCGGGCCCGCGCGCTGGCGGAGGCGGCGCGCGTCCTGCGGCCCGGCGGGGTGGTGCTGGCCGCCGCGATCACCCGCGCCGCCGACATCGCCGGGGACTTCACGAAAGAGGACAGCGCGCTGGACGAGGCGTACGCCCGGCCCATCCGCGAGCACACGTACCGCACCGGCGTGCACCGCAACCCCGAACAGCGGCGCGGGCACTTCACGGACGCGTACTTCCACCACCCCCACGAACTGGCCGGGGAACTGACGGGCGCGGGCTTCCGGGACGTGAGCGTGTACGCCGTCGAGGGCCCCGCCGCGCTGCTGCGCGACCCGGACGCCGCCATGCGCGACCCGGAGCGGCGCGAGGGCATCCTGCGCGCCCTGCGCCTGACCGAACGCGACCCGGCGCTGCTGGGCATCAGCCCGCACCTGCTGGCCGCCGGAGTGCGGGGGGAGTGA
- a CDS encoding class I SAM-dependent methyltransferase, protein MNTEPLKPHSREWYARLARELGGYRHPWARVLDGPDPELTFDALLTERLGPGVRVPAVRVLEAGCGHGPDAARFASGVGRWAAFDMVPELVAQARVNAPHADIHEWNAKGEVPPGLRGPFDLIVSRRGPTSVILRLPELAAPGAEFLYVGPRLDVPQVPGRLAAVGWEVRGEWRISVRARVPTRADWVTRCEWMNAPERLPEWDVHAGPDGLPYREERYVVLASNLS, encoded by the coding sequence ATGAACACCGAGCCGCTGAAGCCGCATTCCAGGGAGTGGTACGCGCGGCTGGCGCGTGAGCTGGGCGGGTACCGTCACCCGTGGGCGCGGGTGCTGGACGGCCCGGATCCGGAGTTGACCTTCGATGCGCTGCTCACGGAGCGGCTGGGGCCGGGTGTGCGGGTGCCAGCGGTCAGGGTACTGGAGGCCGGGTGCGGGCACGGACCGGACGCGGCGCGCTTCGCATCCGGGGTGGGGCGCTGGGCCGCGTTCGACATGGTGCCGGAACTGGTGGCGCAGGCGCGTGTGAACGCCCCGCACGCGGACATTCACGAGTGGAACGCGAAGGGCGAGGTGCCCCCCGGACTGCGGGGCCCGTTCGACCTGATCGTGTCGCGCCGGGGGCCGACGTCGGTAATCCTGCGCCTGCCGGAACTCGCGGCGCCGGGCGCAGAGTTTTTATACGTCGGGCCGCGCCTGGACGTCCCGCAGGTGCCCGGTCGGCTGGCGGCGGTGGGCTGGGAGGTGCGGGGCGAGTGGCGGATCAGCGTGAGGGCGCGCGTGCCCACGCGGGCGGACTGGGTGACCCGTTGCGAGTGGATGAACGCGCCGGAGCGCCTCCCCGAATGGGACGTGCACGCGGGGCCGGACGGCCTCCCCTACCGCGAGGAACGCTACGTGGTGCTGGCCTCGAATCTCTCGTAG
- the truA gene encoding tRNA pseudouridine(38-40) synthase TruA translates to MTEPADPRPDYQPPAGHRRLHLTVAWDGAPFAGWQSQPGLPSVQDTLHAAFTALNTAAFRPVAAGRTDAGVHAEAMPAHVDVPDTFRVPTAKLARALNAHLPPTVAVLHAAEAPAGFHARFSCTERQYVYRLLAAPQRHPLWHGRALHVPHPLDADAMNAAAAALTGTHDFAAFATQEDRQTVRELRVLRVQPGPLIWEIHVHGESFLRHMVRGLVGTLLLAGQGRLTPAQAGDILHSRQRSQAGANVPAHGLSFTGARYERFEASTT, encoded by the coding sequence ATGACCGAGCCTGCCGACCCGCGACCGGACTACCAGCCGCCCGCCGGGCACCGCCGCCTGCACCTGACCGTCGCGTGGGACGGCGCGCCCTTCGCCGGGTGGCAGTCCCAGCCGGGCCTGCCGAGCGTGCAGGACACCCTCCACGCCGCGTTCACGGCATTGAACACGGCGGCGTTCCGCCCGGTCGCGGCAGGCCGCACCGACGCCGGCGTGCACGCCGAAGCCATGCCCGCCCACGTGGACGTCCCCGACACCTTCCGGGTGCCCACCGCGAAACTCGCCCGCGCGCTGAACGCCCACCTGCCGCCCACCGTGGCGGTCCTGCACGCCGCCGAAGCGCCCGCCGGGTTCCACGCGCGCTTCTCCTGCACCGAACGGCAGTACGTGTACCGCCTGCTGGCCGCCCCGCAGCGGCACCCGCTGTGGCACGGGCGCGCCCTGCACGTCCCCCATCCGCTGGACGCGGACGCCATGAACGCCGCCGCCGCCGCCCTGACCGGTACGCACGACTTCGCGGCGTTCGCCACGCAGGAGGACCGCCAGACGGTGCGCGAACTGCGGGTGCTGCGCGTGCAGCCCGGCCCACTGATCTGGGAGATCCACGTGCACGGCGAGAGCTTCCTGCGGCACATGGTCCGCGGACTGGTCGGCACGCTGCTGCTGGCCGGGCAGGGCCGCCTGACCCCCGCGCAGGCCGGTGACATCCTCCACTCGCGGCAGCGGTCCCAGGCGGGCGCGAACGTCCCCGCGCACGGCCTCTCATTCACCGGGGCGCGCTACGAGAGATTCGAGGCCAGCACCACGTAG
- a CDS encoding LysM peptidoglycan-binding domain-containing protein, protein MGVRMWGGASWGRAALLGAVLTAGLTGVAGAGSYRVKAGDTLSGIAVRTGVSVAALRTANPRLKSSDAVQAGWELTVPTSAPRATAPVKAGTYTVRAGDTLSGIAVRTGVSVASLRAANPRLKSSDAVQAGWVLTVPTSSAPRAAAPVKAGTYTVKDGENLTVIARRFGLSVTQLVNANPQYRGGKAVWAGAPLVIPPRTATASRAVTVRATGTRVGRWAWPLPGYHAISSDYGERVLDEGPEMHYGVDIVAPHGTPVLAARSGRVLESRADFERGWGWTVVLEHPDGWITRYAHLSATLVKPGELVMQGQPVGRVGNTGRSTGTHLHFGTYLRWDPRDPLSLY, encoded by the coding sequence ATGGGCGTGCGGATGTGGGGCGGGGCGAGCTGGGGCCGGGCGGCGCTGCTGGGCGCGGTGCTGACGGCAGGACTGACGGGCGTGGCGGGCGCCGGGTCGTACCGCGTGAAGGCCGGGGATACCCTGAGCGGGATCGCCGTGCGGACGGGCGTCAGCGTGGCGGCCCTGCGGACCGCGAATCCACGCCTGAAGTCCTCGGATGCCGTGCAGGCCGGGTGGGAGCTGACGGTTCCCACCTCCGCCCCGCGCGCCACTGCGCCCGTGAAGGCAGGGACGTACACCGTCCGGGCCGGGGACACCCTGAGTGGCATCGCCGTGCGGACGGGCGTCAGCGTGGCGAGCCTGCGGGCCGCGAATCCACGCCTGAAGTCCTCGGATGCCGTGCAGGCCGGGTGGGTGCTGACGGTCCCCACCTCCTCCGCCCCGCGGGCCGCTGCGCCCGTGAAGGCGGGGACGTACACCGTGAAGGACGGCGAGAACCTCACGGTGATCGCGCGCCGCTTCGGCCTGAGCGTCACGCAACTCGTGAACGCCAACCCGCAGTACCGGGGTGGAAAGGCGGTGTGGGCGGGCGCGCCGCTGGTCATCCCGCCGCGCACCGCGACGGCCTCACGCGCGGTGACCGTCCGGGCCACCGGCACCCGCGTGGGCCGCTGGGCATGGCCGCTGCCGGGGTACCACGCGATCAGCAGCGATTACGGCGAGCGCGTGCTGGACGAGGGACCCGAGATGCACTACGGCGTGGACATCGTCGCGCCGCACGGCACGCCGGTCCTGGCCGCCCGGTCAGGCCGCGTACTGGAATCCCGCGCGGACTTCGAGCGGGGCTGGGGCTGGACGGTCGTGCTGGAACATCCGGACGGCTGGATCACCCGCTACGCGCACCTGAGCGCCACGCTCGTGAAACCCGGGGAGCTGGTCATGCAGGGGCAGCCGGTCGGGCGGGTGGGGAACACGGGCCGCAGCACGGGCACGCACCTGCACTTCGGCACGTACCTCCGCTGGGATCCGCGCGACCCGCTGAGTCTGTACTGA
- a CDS encoding antibiotic biosynthesis monooxygenase family protein gives MQVHYAEGKGEEARAALHAFLDALPGRPGFLGAELLLSPAQPELTLVASRWADEVPPVPLPDGVRAWVFQVQANR, from the coding sequence ATGCAGGTCCACTACGCCGAGGGGAAGGGCGAGGAGGCCCGCGCGGCCCTGCATGCCTTCCTGGACGCCCTGCCGGGCCGGCCGGGGTTCCTGGGCGCGGAATTGCTCCTCTCCCCCGCGCAGCCGGAGTTGACGCTGGTGGCGAGCCGCTGGGCGGACGAGGTGCCGCCCGTGCCGCTGCCGGACGGCGTGCGCGCCTGGGTGTTCCAGGTGCAGGCGAACCGCTGA
- a CDS encoding PadR family transcriptional regulator encodes MDAQQLKGHLDLLLLATLERGPRYGGQIIADVQASTGGYFSMREGTLYPALHRLEKQGFIQGEFQTLPRGGSPVKVYTLTPTGKTELTAQRDKYDRFTRAVRGVIGGPA; translated from the coding sequence ATGGACGCCCAGCAACTCAAAGGTCACCTCGACCTCCTCCTCCTCGCCACCCTGGAACGCGGCCCCCGCTACGGCGGCCAGATCATCGCCGACGTCCAGGCAAGTACGGGCGGCTACTTCAGCATGCGCGAAGGCACCCTCTACCCCGCCCTGCACCGCCTCGAAAAACAGGGCTTCATCCAGGGCGAATTCCAGACCCTCCCGCGCGGCGGCAGCCCCGTCAAGGTCTACACCCTTACCCCCACCGGCAAGACCGAACTGACCGCCCAGCGCGACAAATACGACCGTTTCACCCGCGCCGTGCGCGGCGTCATCGGCGGCCCGGCATGA
- a CDS encoding permease prefix domain 1-containing protein, which produces MTRDQFIRHATRGLWGTRKRDAALELRGAIEDKIYRHQLCGLDAADAERAALRDLGSPHAIARDLNRVHTAPAAIRATLLLGVAGLLSFQAAAQIPAVGSAFMPNDVDIRQCDFVTGQAMADQSPATRARMDRLLAQVGGMAGLREQCRAGAFATLGPLLNVADLLTALKAAQVPVNADASASSALLLKGGPNGSVPQISFQTETIGGQRYLPGMFLIAFLQTVTTQPFTLTGQTNPVLTIGSARVPIGSARAPVQTVDVLAHGLSAARHTDTSLPLPVTTIPMTTTQPIDPAAPQLAVPGKDGEVFAVVQNILRINEDRRGADAPETLWVRVRQNGRIAFTDELTPTIRLVNSQAELDQATARGVKAAVVYRVTTANLQRPVMTVVPAAQVKVVTRP; this is translated from the coding sequence ATGACCCGCGACCAGTTCATCCGCCACGCCACCCGCGGCCTCTGGGGCACCCGCAAGCGCGACGCGGCCCTGGAACTGCGCGGCGCCATTGAGGACAAGATCTACCGCCATCAGCTGTGCGGCCTGGATGCGGCCGACGCCGAACGGGCTGCCCTGCGCGACCTGGGCAGCCCCCACGCCATCGCCCGCGACCTGAACCGCGTCCACACCGCCCCAGCCGCCATCCGGGCCACCCTCCTGCTGGGGGTCGCCGGGCTGCTGAGCTTCCAGGCCGCCGCGCAGATCCCGGCGGTCGGATCGGCGTTCATGCCCAACGACGTGGACATCCGGCAGTGCGATTTCGTGACCGGGCAGGCCATGGCCGACCAGTCACCCGCCACGCGCGCCCGCATGGACCGGCTGCTGGCACAGGTGGGCGGGATGGCGGGCCTGCGCGAGCAGTGCCGGGCAGGCGCGTTCGCCACTCTGGGCCCCCTGCTGAACGTCGCCGACCTGCTGACCGCCCTGAAAGCCGCGCAGGTTCCCGTGAACGCCGACGCCTCGGCCAGCAGCGCCCTGCTGCTCAAAGGCGGCCCGAACGGCAGCGTTCCCCAGATCTCTTTCCAGACCGAGACCATCGGCGGCCAGCGGTACCTGCCCGGCATGTTCCTCATCGCCTTCCTGCAGACCGTCACCACCCAGCCGTTCACCCTGACCGGCCAGACCAACCCGGTGCTGACCATCGGCTCGGCCCGCGTTCCCATCGGCTCGGCCCGCGCCCCGGTGCAGACCGTGGACGTCCTGGCCCACGGCCTGAGTGCCGCCCGCCACACAGATACCTCACTGCCCTTGCCCGTGACGACGATCCCCATGACGACCACTCAGCCCATCGATCCCGCCGCGCCACAACTGGCCGTACCCGGCAAGGACGGGGAGGTCTTCGCGGTCGTGCAGAACATCCTGCGGATCAACGAGGATCGCCGGGGCGCGGACGCACCGGAGACACTGTGGGTGCGCGTCCGGCAGAACGGCCGGATCGCGTTCACGGACGAACTGACCCCCACTATCCGGCTGGTGAACTCGCAGGCGGAACTCGATCAGGCCACCGCGCGGGGTGTGAAGGCGGCGGTGGTGTACCGCGTGACCACCGCGAACCTCCAACGCCCGGTGATGACCGTCGTTCCAGCGGCGCAGGTCAAGGTGGTGACACGCCCATGA